The sequence ctgccagtgcaggagacataaagagacgtgggttccatccctgggtcaggaagatccactgaaggaggaaatggcaacccactccagtattcttgcgtggagaatcccatgggcagaggagcctggcagactacagtccatgggtcacaaagagttggacatgattgcagtaacttagcacacacatggagGCATTGTCTTTTTGTAACACAAAAATATCAGTAAAACATCTAGAGAAATATAGGGATGGATTTGGAGATTATACTAGTTTAAGAATTGCATATGTTATCTGTTGTGCTGTTTTTCTTAAGTATAAGAATTTTTAGTCACCTAACAATCTGGGCAAAGCATTTTTAATCActtattgaagattttttttcctccgaTAAACCCTTTTCCCCCCAAAGattgtatttttcacagaattgtcCTCCATCAATTAACCCCTCCTTCGCCAAACTAAAACAAGATACTTGTACAAAATATATATGAGTACTCTCAAACTTTAAAATGGTCTTTTTCagaaataactttttcttttgtaagcCAAactgttatttattcattttaacagTAAGAAAGGTACAACTAATCCCTTGGAGAGATTTAAATGTGGTACCCTAAGATTTTTTTGATTCAAAGTTAACACaaaaaacattttcagatttttgtttttttcctttatgctaGCCTATTCCAATGGAAAATCCTTACAAGGAGCCTCTGAAAAAATGTATCTTGTGTGAAAAACGTGTAGATTATAAGAATGTACAGGTGAGATCTGGTTTTACTTCACTGTGATACTTGATTTGGGATTTTTGCTCTTTTATTAATACAGTAGAGAAGCAAGTCAGTTTTGATAATAGGCCTTGTGTAGGGGTGACTGTTTGAGCAGCTTCGTCATTTCACATCTGGTTATACTTGCATGGATAAGGCATCTGTTTTATTCAGATAGGAACCTCTGGGCTGTCCTTCATTGACTCTTAATCATCtcagtgtgttttgttttttcttcgcCCCAAACCTCTGAACAGTAGCTCCCTGTGGCAGTGATTCTCAGTCGGTGGGGTTGAGTAGTTAGGGAAAAGCTCCTGTGTTGAAGTTGATATCTTACCTCACCACCAGTATCActattttgaattcattttatcTGTTGTCCAGCGCTCAGCAGATTAAAAGTGGCAAATTTGGGGGAGGAGATGGTGTCGGAGTTAAGTGTACTGACAGTAGTATACAGTGATAGCTTCTTTGGAGGGAGAAAGCCCAAGAACTGTAAAATGCAAGTGTCAGGGTTAATAAGACAGAAGTAGCAGCAAATGGCCTGGTACACCTGTACGTCTTGAAGACCTCACTGTAGTCGGACATTATGGGATAGTCTAGCACGACAGATGGAATGCTCTGTACCTTGTTGTAAGCAGCAGTGGTTTAGAAAAGTTTTCTGTGGGAAAGTGAAGAAAACAGCTTTAGCACTGAAAGAACATGCTCATTAATTTGTTGTATAGACTTGTTTTTGACACACTGGGGAAGAATGTTAATTTTCACAATTACTttggttattttaaatagaatgaacatagttcagtgtttttattcatatttttgaagTTTGTCTAAAATTTATTAATCAGCCTTTTATAGCTTGAAGGTGatatgttttgtgttttgaaaTTTATACAAGGTTGAATAACAAGTGTattaacataaaatttttttcctttccaaatataACTCAAACCAGCTTTTATCCCAATTTATTTCGCCCTTTACTGGATGCATTTATGGAAGGCACATAACaggtattttgttttctattaacaGCAACTTAAATGTAGATAAGCCTActcctgttatttaaaaaaaaactggcagaTTTTCAAATATTGCCACAAATTACTATTAGACCAAAAACTATGGGTACTTTGAGAAAGTCTCTTCTGAGGCCAAAAGGGTAATTATTTTGCATATCTTCTTATACTCAGTTAACTAGAGGGTGACAACATGTAGAGAACTCGGGCTTTGCTGTTTGGGAAGATGTTGTAGTCATCCTCAGGCTCTCATTTAAACCAGGGGCCTACTGCCTACAGGCCAAATCAGATCTGCCACTTGCTAAATGGCTAAGTTTCCACAATGTCTGAGCTACAAGAGCAGAATTGATGATGACAGAGACTGTGTGGCCCACAAAGCCCAAGATACTTACTCTCAGGCTCTATACAGTTTTCCAGTCCTTCTGTGACATAATTGTCATGCATTTTGAATATTGGTATTTTTTTATGAATAAGAAAGTATTTTCTTTCATAGGTCTTTGtgggaagaaacaaaaagaaatcacaaaagcaATTAAGAGAGCTCAGATATTGGGTAAGAGCATCTGAAAAGTTGAATTATGCTAAACAAGATTTTGCTCATTGTCTTTTGTGAagaactttcattttctcttcacaGGGTTTATGCCAGTTACATACAAGGATCCTGCCTATCTCAAAGACCCTAAAGTTTGTAACATCAAATATAGGGAGTAAATTATATAAAGTTATCATCAATAAATGTATTTTGCAATAAGTGGTTGTGTGGTGCTAATACTGGCTCAAACTGTAAGATTTAATAACCACTGAGTAGAAAAACTAACAGGCTAAATCTTGTCAAACTATaaagtattaaatttttaattcttatagTAATTTGGAACCATGAGGAAAGCGTTTCAGGAGGGAAGCTTCCTCTTCATATCAGAATGTTCACTAGGTAAAAcagattatttaaaatgttaatacttGTCAcatttacatacacatacattttaaaatgttaacacttGTTACATTTAATgtacacatacattttaaaaattgttactgTGGGGTCTTCACTTAAACCTGGCCCcccaaacagttcatacaacacATTACAGACAATGCGATGTCACACACGGCAGGGCTGACTTGTACTGGACTTGACTTTATGCCCAGATTCCGTGTTGTAAACAGGATTGTAGAGTATGGGTGCAGGACAGTGGAATGCTTATGTAATGTACAAATCCCACAGGACAGGGTGTAGATTTGAAATTGTTAAGATTTCCTAACAAGCAGATAAGCCTGAGTAGGACCAGGCGTCTTCTCTCTGCAGAGATGTCACTTGGGGATGGACAGTGGTGCAGTCCATCACAGGACCCAACACTCAGCTCTGGACTAGTCTATCATAAACTAGAAATGTCCTCTAAATAAGCCGATCCATAGGCATCTGTGCTATGTCTCTTATTCCAGTAATACAAACAGATCCCCAAATGACAgagaataatgagaaaaaaacgTCTTACAagcattctttttctccttttcattccctgaAGGATGGGACATCAAGCTTAATTTAAAATTAGGGTTCAAACAGAACCCTATTTCCTCTCCTGTCCTGCGCTTCTTATGTAACCAGTAAAGCAAACCCAGCAGCAACTCATGATTTGCACACTTCATCCCAGGTACTATGTGGGCCCCATAAGCACCCCACAGCAACTAATGTATGTTAACACATAAATAAAAGATGACAGCACATTCATAGCTAATATAGAAAAACCATCACTTAGGAAGTCACTGATGGAAGAGCAATGGTCAACGTGTGGGTTCAGCATTTCAGCCAGAGAGTAAAACATGAAGGCTTCATGTGATGTGTCTTCATGGGAAATTCTGTTACAGAAAAGACATACAAAAACCAAACTGTAAGAGTGCTCTTAACCAACCTCCACTAACCAACTCACTGAATAggggctttgctgctgctgctaagtcacttcagtcgtgtctgactctatgcgaccccatagacggcaacccaccaggctccgccgtccctgggattctccaggcaagaacactggagtgggctgccatttccttctccaatgcatgaaagtgaaaagtgaaagtgaagtcgctcagtcttgcccgactcttagcgaccccatggactgcagtctaccaggctcctccacccatgggattttccaggcaagagtactggagtggggtgcaattgccttctcgaACAGGGGCTTTACATCCTCTTTAAAAACCACAAGGAAGCCTAGAACTCTCTTTTATTTGTTGAGTTCTGTATTACCAAGGATTTTTTTGTTCCCGGACCTGTGTCAGTTCTGTTTTTGTACTGATGAATATAAGCATTAAAAGAAGTTATAATTACAATGAAAACCAACTAAAATGCTTTGAGACCTGATTAAAGACAACTAGCTTTAAAAAAGTCAAATTAGATGTGGTTAAGACAAATCAGATTGGGAATGGGAAATGAAAAACCCTAGTAGCGTTTTGTACTTACGCTGTTTTGCAAATTTCTTTAAAGAATCTAAAACTGGGACTTACATAAGTAATGGGTGTGATTTACATAGGAACTCcaatagtgttagttgctcagttgtggtcaactctttatgaccccatggactgtagaatgccaggcttctcggtgcatgtaattctccaggcaagaatactagaatgggtactcttcccttctccaggggatcttcccaacccagggactgaacccaggtctcttgtactgcaggcacattctttaccatttgagccaccagggaagcccaggaattccAATACATCCATTAAAATGTTCCTGGCCCTATAAAAGTTTGACAAATGaatatatacttctgctttatgttaAAATGAAATCTCTGTGATAGACATCatccatatttatttatatgtatcatTTGAGTCCCACCTAATGGGCTTTTTCACCTAACTGAACAAGTGCTGATCCAAACACACTGCGTTACCAGGCTTGTTCTATACTCAAATTCTGGACTGATtcaatttaaagtattttataaaataaatgcactAGAACTTCCCTATGTGTtactgcaaagagctgaacatagtaaaaaaaaaaaaaaaaaaaaagtttggcttTGCCCTTCAGCTAATCAAAAATCTCCTTTGGGCCCCAAAGAATCAGAAGGTAGGAGACTGTGGATATTCACCAGAACCCTTCATTCTCTCAAGCTCTTCATCTGTTTCGGGGCTGCTCACTGTGGATGCTTGTTCTTGGTTACTACTATTGGTATCTGTTTTAGAGGGTCTGTTCTGTATCCCTCCCAGCCGTGACTTCTTGAACTGCCACCCATCATCTGTGTCTGAGGCTTTCCGCTTGGTCACCGGCAGGGCACTACGAGCTGGACTAGCTTCAGGAAAGTCTGTGTATTCCACCATTAGGGTTAGATTGTCGACCCCACTGAGAGGGTGGGTGGTAGTACAGCTACTTCCAGAAATGCGCCTATTTTTCAAGGAGATAACACTTGAATGAAGAAGTTCACAATTCGGAAAAAAGGTCCGTAAAGCTTGACAAAGCAAAATGTTCTCCTGAGGGTCTTTTTGGACATTCTTCTCTCCtaaacaaggaaacaaacagTTCAGCATACGGGATCTGTACTACAAAGCTCTTGTATTTATTTGTAAGTAAAGTCAAAATGACTTTAAAGAATTCTACCAGATTAcctaaattaagaaaaatgataaTCCCAAATTTGTATGTCACACTATCCTAATAGGAAATTAAAGTTATATTTCTTAATATCAAGATAGCATAGCTACAGCAGTACCATGTTCTTTGTTGGGTGGGATTTAAGAGTATTAATAGAAGTTATTTTTAATCCTCAGGTGGCAAGTTCATCATCTAGTGCAGTCACCTCATCCATAATTCCAATCAGTGAGAATTTTCCTTTGAAGCAAAGAAATTAGTGATAACGTGAACTTTTTACTTACGTGTTGCTTGCATCtgtgcttgttttctttttttaatttctccttttaatcTGTTTACATCATTTAGTAGTTTTTCTACAGCTCTCTCACTATGTTCTACTTTTTCGCATATACTCTGCGGAATAAAATAAGGGCACAGCGAAAGTTCCAAATTGTTACTACAGTCTAGGTTCACAAACAATACAAAATCCTTCATGGTATATAACACCGATTATTtctctttaacattttattttgcagttttctGAAGGAATAAGTATTCTGAAGGAATAAGATAAAACTTATACAGTTTTATCATTCAAGTTACTTCCTAGATAATACACAGACAAAAGATATTTAACTTGCtttgaaacaaattattttgagATGCAGAGTTACTGCAAACGTAACATTAAGAAACTAACaataagtatgaaaaaaaaagtaaattgtttgacaattacaaaataaaactgaTGATTTTAATTCCTGTAAAACTATTTTTGAAATGCAGAATGGTCTTAATGTGTCATCAGTTTTTAAGTACTAACACCCTTTGACTCAGTGATTTCATTTTGGGAATATatcttaaataaacaaatttatatatGATGATGGTTCTCAGTATCAGATCAAAAACAACTAATTTCCAATTATAGTATagtaagcaagagagttccagaaaaacatctatttctgctttattgactatgccaaagcctttgactgtgtggatcacaataaactggaaaattctgaaagagatgggaataccagaccacctgacctgcctcttgagaaacctatatgcaggtcaggaagcaacagttagaactggacatggaacaacagactggttccaaataggaaaaggagtacgtcaaggctgtatattatcaccctgcttatttaacttatatgcagagtacatcatgagaaatgctgggctggaagaagcacaagctggaatgaagattgcaaggagaaatatcaataacctcagatatgcagatgacaccacccttatggcagaaagtgaagaggaacgaaaaagcctcttgatgaaggtgaaaaaggagagagaaaaagttggcttaaaattcaacattcagaaaacgaagatcatggcatctggtcccatcacttcatgggaaatagatgtggaaacagtgtcagactttattttttggggctccaaaatcactgcagatggtgactgcagccatgaaattaaaagacgcttactccttggaagaaaagttatgaccaacttagcatattgaaaagcagagacattactttgccaacaaaggtccgtctagtcaaggctatgggtttttcctgtggtcatgtacggatgtgagagttggactgtgaagaaagctgagcgctgaagaattgatgcttttgaaccgtggtgctggagaaaacgcttaagagtcccttggactgcaaggagatctaaccagtccattgtgaaggagatgagccctgggatttctttggaaggaatgatgctaaagctgaaactctagtactctggccacctcatgcaaagagttgactcattggaaaagactctgatactgggagggattgggggcaggaagagaaggggacgacagaagatgagatggctggatggcatcactgactcgatggacgtgagtctgagtgacctctgggagatggtgatggacagggaggcctggcgtgctgtgcttcatggggtcgcaaagagttggacacgactgagcgactgaactgaactgaagcctattTTAGTGCATACTTTAGGACGCTTCTACCCAGCCTATTTCTCATGAACTTACACACCCTGCCCTAAAAGTTCACTAGTAACCTTTCACCAACCTGACCCAAGCAGAAATACTACAACAGCCAACTGGCAAGTCCTAATCTCTCAAACAGAAGAGATCTAAATGCAGAAGCTATAGGTTAGCTGCTTTCTGGTTAGCCAGTGGGTGAGTAAACAAGATCCGTCGAGACTATGAAGGAAACCAGCGTGCAGACACAGGAAGTCCAGATGGCATTCGAGCTCCTGGTTCTAGTTGCTTCCTAGGCTCAGTTGACCTGTCGTCTCTTCCTCTCACAGACCTCTCCATTCCCTAAATTAGCCCAAGTTGGTACTTTTAATGTAAGAGTTCTAATATATCACtctaagaaatatattaaaaggaaCTAAAATATGAGAAATTAATGATACATCAAATAAAAATCATGAAACAAATTTCTACGTCCCCATCCCTGTGCACAGTATGCAAGCGTGTGTGTGTTAGGGGAGAACAAGAATGTGACCAAGTGCAAACAGTGCAGTTACAGTGCTAAGACTCTTGACGCTTCTCTAAAGTTCCTATAATGtagttcatattaaaaaaaaaagtacaatattACTAGTGTGTAACATGTATTAACCCCATTTCTCTTGGTGCGCTATACTGATGAGTATGGTGGCCACAGAGCGTGCTACTCAGATCCCCATCTGCAGGAAGCAGAGCTGACCGATGGCTCCTGCTGCTATCCTTTTAGTTCTGCTGCTGTGCGCGCTTAGGTCATGCTCCCCCTGGGCCTCTTAGCCAATGACTGAGCACAGTGAAGATATGAGAGTCTATTCCTATAGGACACCTTTGCTCAGACTGCATCATCTGGCTGAAGTTTTTCTGGCCATGTAGTCCACAGCTCTTCCTACCCTCTCATCCTCCTTTCCGTGTCTCCTCTCTCAGGTGTCAGACTTAACATGGCAAGTCTCCCTGCCACTCTTGGGCTCTCCCCTTTATTCTTCAAAGGTCTAACAAACCACCTGCATGTCTCAATGCCCATGTTGATGTCTACTTCTCAAGGGACCTCAGTGGACACAGTGAGACAACTCAGTACTGTGGCAGACTGTTTTGTTCTCAAATATTTGCTTCCCTTTTTATCCTGTAAAAGGGTCATACATCCCTGCCTACTACCATGGCATCCTCTGGCCAGTAAAATGTGCGTGGAGGTAGGTGATATGCTAGCTCTGAGCAGAAGTTCTAAGAGCTGCTGTGAATTTCCACCAGTTTTACTGCTCTTTTCCCTTTGTCATGAGATGAACATGTCCCACATAAGGGCTGGACCCCAGAATGAAGATGACATTTAGAACAGAAGCAGAGATGCAGCCAAGACACAGTATTTCTGTCGATCACTGAGATGGAGGTCTTCATTAATGAAGCTAAACTAATAAAAAGACTTATGTCTAGGCAACCATGAAGCTGTCCCTGAGTATATATTCAGTGATCAATGTGATATGAACTCTGTAAgagatttttaacattttttaattggaggataattaattgctttacaatgttgtgttggtttctgccgtacaacaacgtgaatcagctgtaagtacatgcatgtcccttccctcttgaatctccctcccacctctccacccccatcctgcccctctaggttctcccagagcactgggttgagctccctgttggacagcaacttcccactagccatctgttttacatatggtaatgtgtgtgtttgagtgCTACTTTGTCAATTCGTCccacccctctccttcccccactgtgtccacaagtctgttctataAGAGATCTTTAAATGTTTAACTTACCTTTAATTCATCTTGTAAAGAAGTATACATTTCATTTATCTTCTGCACCTCCTTTAAAGAtccatcttctttaaaaaattcagagcTATAAAACAATTACCATTTCTTCCAGGCAAATGTACATAACTGATtttaataatacaataaaaaaactTCTTTGTAGTTGAGGAACATTTAGAAGATTGTTTTTATTGGCTTTGCAGGGACCACAATTTTGTTAACTTATTGTATACAACAAAACCAACCAGAAAACCTAGTTCATCTATCTTCACCTCAGCAAAATTTTTGGCCTTCTAAATACTATTTCCAGGACTCAAAGGAGAGGTTAAGTGAAAGTAGATAAAGACTGAAGGAGAGGGGTAGAGGACGGATCTGTCTTGGCAATGCCATCAGTCAGTTATCTTACGAAGTTCAAGGCATCATGGATTGAAAAAagcaacattatatatatataaaagaaaaacaattctaaGGCATGTTTTATAAAACTCCCAACTgagataaatataaaactttGTGTCTTAAAATCAATGAAACACGGTATTCAATTTCAATAAGGCACTGTTAAGCACTGTGGgaacacaaagataaataaaatcgaGTTCATTAGTCTCATAAAATTCACATTTAGTAAGTACCCTACAGATCTGACCAGTGTTGTGATTTCTGACATTCATTATTCCCTTACTGCTCACAAAACTTACAGCTCCACAGTGTGAGTCTTGACTAAAgcctcacttttttttcttcatttaatataCAATCTAATTTTTTTGCCTTTATAATCTGAACTGCTGCcttagaaaattattattttgaggCTAGCTCCTTATTCTAAGAGTAAATATGTCATAATATATAGGCTGTACACTACCACCCCCTTTCGTATTTGACAAATGACAGATGCTGGAAGGAAACAGAAGTCGTTTACTTAAGTAAACTTGAGTAATGTGGCCATTGgtcagttttccttttatttttattccttgtgTAATAAAAAACTAACTTCAAAAAATGAATAGGAGTTAAGTTTAGTGGGAAAAAGGTTGAAGAATCTCACCTGTGTGTTTTTACTGCTCGACTGAAACCAGCAGACGTACAGGAACCAGATGTAGTTTTATAACCCAGCTGTTCGGACATGCCCAGGTTGGCCACCACTAAAGGTATCCTATGAAAAAGtctgaagaaataaacattttaaaaatacagttaaagTGAAAAGCTAGCATCTAGTTATTAGTATAGACTACCTTTTCctataagattaaaaaacaaacaaaaaccccattCCTTACTATTTACGCAAGAAAAAATTATTGATTTGAggcaaatagcttttaaaaattgtgagatATGCATAGTGTAAGATTATTGTGTGAAAAAATACTTTAATGGCTATTTTAACTGATCACCACATGTGAAAGTAAGGTATTACCACTGTGATACATCCTATCTTTCATGAACGAGAGAATTACTCTTCATTGGTACTCTCTGAACTTCATTTTCATACTCTATGAAAATGCTGTCTATATTTCCTGTGGAGAGTCCTATTAACTCATTTTGGTGGATCAACAAGAAACACTTTGTTTCCTGGCAGAGGTTAAGAGAAAAACTGCTCAGGTACACAGGCTTCAGTTCTACATTATATTCCTTAGCAACTGATACCTAAGGCATGCATATTTTTTCCACCTTATGGCAAATAACAGCAAATTCTCAGTGTCAGGAATGCAAGCATCATtccactgttgtttagttgctaagtcgtgtccaactcttatgaccccagggactgtagcccaccaggctcctctgtccatgggattctccagacaagaatactggtgtgggttgccatactgGACTTCTAATTTCCTTATCTGAACTtcattttcccatctataaaGAACCAATGTTAAAACAGACCAAAAAGAATTACTGTGACAATCTAATGCCAATCTACGAAAACAGTAAGCCATAAAAAGTACAATGAAAATACTGGgcacatttttttcttatctgaaaatagCCAGTAACTGGTCAACATTTACCCTTTCTGAGGTTTATATAAGGCATGCTCCAGTCGATGAGTAGAGCAGCTTTCTGTTATTATACTTGGTGTTAGTAACAGAAAAACAAGTTCCCGGCTTGAGAGATGCTGCTGTAAGTTTCTGTGAAGCAGTCTCTCTCTAAATGTCATGATCTGGTCTGAATGACGTCGCAATTTGTACCAACCAACCACATCCTGAAAGAAATAATATATCAGGTGTATATCTTCGTAGTTACAATTATTATCTGTTTTACTGTCATAATTAAGTAATGAAACTGACAATCTTAAAAATGGCTTAATATTCAGCAAGATTTGGGGCCTAAATAATCAAAACATACACTTAAGAATATGCTTTAACCTTATATATAGTGTGCAAACTGACTTGCAGTTAAATTACTTCCCATTCAGTTAACAGTGCTATAATTTTATTCAATATGGATTAAAGGAAAAATTCTTAACTTCCTCTAGTTCTCTTATGGCATTTTCTATCTTAAATCTTAATCTTTAGTcaaaatttaaatgaagaaaatgtcaATGAAAACCAATTAACTTCCTGTCTGGATCCTTCATTTGCTAAGGAAGTAAACTGAAGCCAATGGCTTTTAACTGAAATTTATACAATAGGCATGTTATCAGACTTTGTTGCAAGATTAGGATCATATGAAAGGGTTTTGTAAATTATAACATGCTAAACAAATGTGTTGTTAGTATCACTAAACCTTTTTCTTCAAACTGGAGAAAATCACATTTACTGGAAACTTAGTACTAAGAGAAaaacaaccactttggaaatctCTGGCAGTTTCAACAACTAATTTTAATGTTTGCatgtttaaattgaagaaattaaaattacttttttttttaaaactaaaacatttttacaattacattttttaaaatttatttttaattgaaggataattgctttacaatattgtgctgttttctgccacacatcaacatcaatcagccacagttacacatatatcccctctctcttgaacctccctcccacctcccaccccatcccacccctctaggttgttacagagcccggGTATGAGTttgctgagtcatacagcaaattcccattggctatctatttttaaTAGgtagtgtatgtttccatgtgACTGTCTCCATTCATTCtaccctctctttcctcccctcacctccgtgtccataagtctgttctctatgtctgcgtctccactgcagccctgcaaataggttcatccgtaccatctttctagattccatatatatgcattaatatatgatatttgtttttctctttctgacttagttcattCTGTATcataggctctaagttcatccacctcattagaactgactcaaatgcattcctttttatggctgaacactactacattgtatatatgtaccacagctgctttatccattcatctgttgatggacatctagggttCCTCCATGTCCTACCTAGTTACAAGTTCATTTTTAAATACCCAAATAAAATTGGAGGAAAAGCTCAAGCACTTTCAACAAGGGATGGTTTTTGAAAGAAACTTCTTTTACTAAATCTACTTTTATTTTCGACTAAGAGATCAAGAAGTTTTAAGGGGAAATAAGTACCAAGAAAAAATGCTGTCTTCGGACAAAAATGTTTTTTGATCATTCAACTTTTAACTGAACACCAAGGAGGCTGGGGAGGATCCAGATTAGGTGTTGTGTGGGAAACCATCCCTGCAGTAGGAGAAACTAACTGTAGCCATGGAAAAGGAAGGCAGTGGAGTAAGTCCCTAGTGATAAGTGGTGTGGGAAGGGGCAAGGTGGGGATGGAGAAAAGGGAGACACTATGTAAGCCAGAACAGCCAGGAGAAGGAGAAAACAAGATGAAGATTCTTAGTGACTAGCTTTGCTTTCAGAGAAAACCCTCTGAATTTCTGGAAAGAACAAGTCTTTCCTTACCTGCTTTATAGAAGACTTTGTGAAGACAAATGCTGCATGAAAGTTCTGTCAAAATATTACACATTTTCAGGAgcttaaaataatacatataatacaaaAAGAGAAAGGGTAAATCAGGGAATACCTTCTTGacatttgataatattttcttCAGTGCCTGCTCATTTACTTCACCAGAAGAATTATAAAAGCtgtaaaagacaaaattaaaggcatttgaaataaactaaaaatataataattttattggcgcttttaattttagttactCCTAGCCCAATAACCCAACATTCATAGACTTACTTACCTGTTAGATGAAGTTCTAAAATATATAGGAGAAAAAGTTCTCAAATGAACAGACTTAAAAGTGGTAGAAATATGTGG comes from Bubalus kerabau isolate K-KA32 ecotype Philippines breed swamp buffalo chromosome 7, PCC_UOA_SB_1v2, whole genome shotgun sequence and encodes:
- the ABRAXAS1 gene encoding BRCA1-A complex subunit Abraxas 1 isoform X2; amino-acid sequence: MDDVEVIYTIDIQKYISCYQLFSFYNSSGEVNEQALKKILSNVKKNFHAAFVFTKSSIKQDVVGWYKLRRHSDQIMTFRERLLHRNLQQHLSSRELVFLLLTPSIITESCSTHRLEHALYKPQKGLFHRIPLVVANLGMSEQLGYKTTSGSCTSAGFSRAVKTHSSEFFKEDGSLKEVQKINEMYTSLQDELKSICEKVEHSERAVEKLLNDVNRLKGEIKKRKQAQMQATREKNVQKDPQENILLCQALRTFFPNCELLHSSVISLKNRRISGSSCTTTHPLSGVDNLTLMVEYTDFPEASPARSALPVTKRKASDTDDGWQFKKSRLGGIQNRPSKTDTNSSNQEQASTVSSPETDEELERMKGSEFPMKTHHMKPSCFTLWLKC
- the ABRAXAS1 gene encoding BRCA1-A complex subunit Abraxas 1 isoform X1 — encoded protein: MEGESTSAVLSGFVLGALAFQHLNTDSDTEGFLLGEVKGEAKNSITDSQMDDVEVIYTIDIQKYISCYQLFSFYNSSGEVNEQALKKILSNVKKNFHAAFVFTKSSIKQDVVGWYKLRRHSDQIMTFRERLLHRNLQQHLSSRELVFLLLTPSIITESCSTHRLEHALYKPQKGLFHRIPLVVANLGMSEQLGYKTTSGSCTSAGFSRAVKTHSSEFFKEDGSLKEVQKINEMYTSLQDELKSICEKVEHSERAVEKLLNDVNRLKGEIKKRKQAQMQATREKNVQKDPQENILLCQALRTFFPNCELLHSSVISLKNRRISGSSCTTTHPLSGVDNLTLMVEYTDFPEASPARSALPVTKRKASDTDDGWQFKKSRLGGIQNRPSKTDTNSSNQEQASTVSSPETDEELERMKGSEFPMKTHHMKPSCFTLWLKC
- the ABRAXAS1 gene encoding BRCA1-A complex subunit Abraxas 1 isoform X5 → MEGESTSAVLSGFVLGALAFQHLNTDSDTEGFLLGEVKGEAKNSITDSQMDDVEVIYTIDIQKYISCYQLFSFYNSSGEVNEQALKKILSNVKKDVVGWYKLRRHSDQIMTFRERLLHRNLQQHLSSRELVFLLLTPSIITESCSTHRLEHALYKPQKGLFHRIPLVVANLGMSEQLGYKTTSGSCTSAGFSRAVKTHSSEFFKEDGSLKEVQKINEMYTSLQDELKSICEKVEHSERAVEKLLNDVNRLKGEIKKRKQAQMQATREKNVQKDPQENILLCQALRTFFPNCELLHSSVISLKNRRISGSSCTTTHPLSGVDNLTLMVEYTDFPEASPARSALPVTKRKASDTDDGWQFKKSRLGGIQNRPSKTDTNSSNQEQASTVSSPETDEELERMKGSGEYPQSPTF
- the ABRAXAS1 gene encoding BRCA1-A complex subunit Abraxas 1 isoform X4, producing MEGESTSAVLSGFVLGALAFQHLNTDSDTEGFLLGEVKGEAKNSITDSQMDDVEVIYTIDIQKYISCYQLFSFYNSSGEVNEQALKKILSNVKKDVVGWYKLRRHSDQIMTFRERLLHRNLQQHLSSRELVFLLLTPSIITESCSTHRLEHALYKPQKGLFHRIPLVVANLGMSEQLGYKTTSGSCTSAGFSRAVKTHSSEFFKEDGSLKEVQKINEMYTSLQDELKSICEKVEHSERAVEKLLNDVNRLKGEIKKRKQAQMQATREKNVQKDPQENILLCQALRTFFPNCELLHSSVISLKNRRISGSSCTTTHPLSGVDNLTLMVEYTDFPEASPARSALPVTKRKASDTDDGWQFKKSRLGGIQNRPSKTDTNSSNQEQASTVSSPETDEELERMKGSEFPMKTHHMKPSCFTLWLKC